From one Thunnus maccoyii chromosome 6, fThuMac1.1, whole genome shotgun sequence genomic stretch:
- the rab38a gene encoding ras-related protein Rab-38, translating into MQNNHNKEHLYKILVIGDLGVGKTSIIKRYVHHNFSPNYRATIGVDFALKVLNWDQETVRLQLWDIAGQERFGNMTRVYYREAMGAFIVFDVTRPASFEAITKWKEDLDSKLTLANGKHVATVLLANKCDQGRDVLTNNGIKMEQFCQENGFVGWFETSAKENINIDEAANCLVKHIIASENDMLQSEVSDTITPQLEKDKGGTCSSCFRSQ; encoded by the exons ATGCAGAACAACCACAATAAGGAGCATCTCTATAAGATCCTTGTGATAGGGGACCTCGGGGTCGGTAAGACCAGCATCATCAAACGGTATGTCCATCACAACTTCAGCCCCAACTACCGAGCCACCATCGGGGTGGACTTCGCCCTCAAAGTGCTCAACTGGGACCAGGAGACTGTGCGCCTTCAGCTGTGGGACATTGCAG GTCAAGAGAGGTTTGGCAACATGACCCGTGTGTACTACCGTGAGGCCATGGGTGCCTTCATTGTGTTCGATGTCACAAGGCCCGCCTCCTTTGAGGCCATCACCAAATGGAAGGAGGACTTGGATTCCAAACTGACACTTGCTAATGGGAAACATGTAGCCACTGTGCTATTGGCTAACAAATGCGACCAGGGTCGGGACGTACTGACCAATAACGGAATAAAGATGGAGCAGTTCTGCCAGGAGAACGGCTTTGTGGGATGGTTTGAGACATCTGCTAAG GAAAACATCAACATCGATGAAGCAGCGAACTGCTTGGTGAAACACATCATTGCCAGTGAGAATGACATGCTCCAGTCTGAAGTCTCTGACACCATCACCCCCCAGTTAGAGAAGGACAAAGGCGGGACATGCTCCTCCTGCTTCAGATCCCAGTAA